GCCATGTTTGAGATGGGTGCTGACTACACTCCGGTCCCTGACCGCGAGTTCCTTGATTCCGTTCTGGTAAAAACCTTAAAAATGCACCCCGGTATTGCCGCTGCATGGTGTGGCTTTCCTCCAAATAAATTCGATGGCCGCGAAGCAGAATACATGGACAAGTACAATGGTGCTTATCTGAATTGGTATCATCGCGAAAATGGTGGAATAGCCGAACGCTTCACCGGCGGCAAAGGCATGGAAGAAGCTGCGTGGTTTAAAGTTCCAATGGCAGGCCATGTTGAAACCATTACAGAACCCTATCCTTGGAAAGTTGAAGGAAAAACTTTTTGGCTCTGCTCAACAGGATATCCAGTCAAAAAAAACGGTCGAAACATCGGTTGTGTCGGCGTTGATTTTTATCTCAATGACTTGCAGGAAGCCGTGCTTGCAATCAAACCGTTTGAAACCGGCTATGCATTTCTTGTCACCAACAAAGGTAATTTTGTCGCCCATCCAGACGAAGAGGTTCAAGGTAAAAACCTTGATGATGTCATGTCTGAAGATCACAAATTCAAAATTCTGAGTGCTGTAAAAAACGGGCAGGCCTACTCATATATTCGCATTTCCCCTGAAAGCGGCAAAAGAGAGTATGTCACATACGCTCCTATCAAAGTAGGCAAAACAGAATTCCCCTGGTCCATCGCTCTGGTTATTCCCATGGATAAGGTTGAAGCACAGGCCAACGCCATAGCTGAGAACAGCATGATCGTCAGTGCTGTTTCAGTCATAGTCCTTCTCGGCATTTTATTTCTGCTGGGTGGAATGATCAGTAAGCCGATCCAAAAAATTGCCGGATATACCGCCAGCGTTGCAGAAGGCGACCTCGATGCAGAATTGACCATTTCCCAGAAAGACGAAATCGGCCGTATGGCTGACTCATTGCGGGCGATGGTTGGAGAATTGAAGAAAACAATTCTGAAAGCAGAAGATGAAACCCGCAAGGCCGAAGAGGAATCTCATAAAGCCAGAGAAGCCACTGCTGAAGCGGAAGAAGCACGCCTAAAGGCTGACCGCGCCAGAACTGAAGGATTGCATCATGCAGCCGACCGTGTTGAGCAGGTTCTGGAGCATGTCGTTTCAGCTTCTGAGCAAATGTCTGCACAATCCAATGAATTATTGCAGGGGACTGAAATCCAAAGCGACCGCATCTCATCCACAGCCACAGCAATGGAGGAGATGAACGCAACGGTACTTGAAATCGCCCGGAACGCCGGAGACGCAGCTTCTGCAAGCACCAATGCTCAAGGCAAGGCTGAAAGCGGAGCTACGGTTGTAGGCAAAACCAGAACCGCACTGGATAACACTGTTTCCGAAGTTAATAATCTTAAAAGTAACATGGAAGAGCTGGACAATCAGGCCAAAGGAACTGAAGCCATCATAGGCGTGATTACTGACATTGCCGACCAGACCAACCTGCTTGCGCTTAACGCGGCAATTGAAGCTGCTCGGGCTGGCGAGGCCGGACGCGGATTTGCAGTAGTTGCCGATGAGGTACGTAAACTTGCAG
This window of the Desulfovibrio sp. JC022 genome carries:
- a CDS encoding methyl-accepting chemotaxis protein, translating into MKFKDWSLKTKIIIPTFCVVVAILTASTWIMTSQSRDLAVKQATENAKSVADGYGNEISETLSKALTATRTLTAMFEMGADYTPVPDREFLDSVLVKTLKMHPGIAAAWCGFPPNKFDGREAEYMDKYNGAYLNWYHRENGGIAERFTGGKGMEEAAWFKVPMAGHVETITEPYPWKVEGKTFWLCSTGYPVKKNGRNIGCVGVDFYLNDLQEAVLAIKPFETGYAFLVTNKGNFVAHPDEEVQGKNLDDVMSEDHKFKILSAVKNGQAYSYIRISPESGKREYVTYAPIKVGKTEFPWSIALVIPMDKVEAQANAIAENSMIVSAVSVIVLLGILFLLGGMISKPIQKIAGYTASVAEGDLDAELTISQKDEIGRMADSLRAMVGELKKTILKAEDETRKAEEESHKAREATAEAEEARLKADRARTEGLHHAADRVEQVLEHVVSASEQMSAQSNELLQGTEIQSDRISSTATAMEEMNATVLEIARNAGDAASASTNAQGKAESGATVVGKTRTALDNTVSEVNNLKSNMEELDNQAKGTEAIIGVITDIADQTNLLALNAAIEAARAGEAGRGFAVVADEVRKLAEKTMSATGEVSDSIGAIQRVAEENIKSMGTVFKRIGEASDFSESSGGVLHEIVSESQESAEQIQSIATAAEEQSATSEEINGAVEEISRITEETTNSAREFAMALESLAEQVAEMQIIVKDLKEE